The Danio rerio strain Tuebingen ecotype United States chromosome 19, GRCz12tu, whole genome shotgun sequence genome includes the window TCGTGTTGAAATTTTCATTTGAGGAAATAAAACATCAACCATCAGCTCCGACTCAAACACACTTCCTCTAAAGTCCGCGAGAGCGAGAGGGAAACGTGCATGAACAGCAGGATTTACTTTGGCTTTCCTTCACGTGTTTCCGGTTCTCCAGCCTCTCTGCAGTGCATAATTTGCTGCTAATGGCCAAATGTCGTTTTATGGGCTGCTACAAACAGCCACTCGAATTTTATAGGTGCTATTTTGCGTGCGTCTCATGAGCGCTAATGGCAAATCCTGacctttagcccctttcacacatacagacctttccggaaaattgccggcaattttccggaaaggtccgTATGTGTGAACAgtccctttttgaaaataccggtaaattcgttctggctattttccggaaagagaagttgtaacattaccggtaatttgccggaatgctgcgctgtgtgaacgcagaaggaacaTTGCCGGAATGGCACGTACGAGtcctagaacgtgctgacgtaaggtGTGTACTCcggccaatcagaacattcctACGCTGATGACGCATTCACAAACAGCTGACTCATTCACAAATAGTAGAGCTACAAACAGCTGACGCGcggtttacaaaaataaaagaaatggcaTCAAACTGGAACGACAATGAAATTAAAGTCCTTCTCTCTATCCGAGCGGACGAAGAGATTAGTCGTCATATAAAAGGAACCGTTAGTGATGCGGTAACCTATGATAAAATAACAAACCGTCTGCGTGAACAAGGCATCCACAGAACCAAGAGTCAGGTCATTAGCAAATTAAAAACACTACGGCTAAAATTTCTCAAAGTAAACGATCACCATAAACAAAGTGGAAGTGGCAGAATTTCCTGGGCCTATTTTGATCTTTGCCAGTCTATCTGGGGGTCTAGTCATTCTACAAACCCCGTGGCATTGTCCAGTAGTTTAAATTCAGTTGATCCTGAAACTAACGCCCCCGAGGACTCGTGTGAAGGAAGTACTTCGACTCAAATGACAGAAACTCAGGTACCACCTTCTGATGCTGAGCAGATGGACTGTGTTACAGGTGGgtaaaattatgtaaatgtttACCTAATAAATGTGTGACATAACGTAAAACGTGTATGGAaatattattgtttctttttttccacatACAATGCtactgtaatttacagtaaatgctgttgtgtttttgaaCTATGCTAtagtaaagtatttttattaaccTATGCTATGGTAACaattttatgaatataaacaaattacccaatactgtagttttctacaactatatatatgtaaatgtgtgtgtgtgtgtgtgtgtgtgtgagatactATTCACTATATGTCAGGTAATACTACAGTttgctggagcattcattaacaaagtgttgtaaataatataatatatacagcacattgcacatttatttactagtgttttaaaaaaaactagcatTTAATATAAATCACTTAAGTATATTTACATGTGGGATGTAAATTATAATATACTTTATAGTAAGATGTTTGTATGTTGGTAGTAGATAAGAGGAACTAACAAAGAACTGTATTTTAGTAGCATTAATTTCAAATCcaactttttacattttcaaagctgcacaTGTAGACTTTGGTTAAATGCATTATGAACTAACAACAAGCTATATTGCATTTGTCAGtcaacattaaagggatagtttacccaaaactgaaaaatatcatcatttactcatgcttAACTTGTTATaaaccagtttgtgttttttatttgtattaaatatattattaaatatttatctatcctgcacaaaataagatatttggaGATTGttgaaaaactgtaaccattgccttccatggtatttgtttacctaagtcagtagttacaggttttcagctttcttcaaaaaaggTTTTTGTAACAAGTTAGAAGTGGGTAAATCATAACAGTTTTTTTTGGGTCAACCATGCCTAGTTACTTAAAATATTGATTGTGTTGGGTTTTTTATCCTCCTTTTTTAGGTTTCACTCAGCCACCAAGGAagaaggcaaaaaaaaacaaagatcaCATTGTTGACTCCATAACTACAGTGTTACACACTATGGAAACATCATTCAGAGAGCAAGAAGCACTCCGTGTTCAGCAGCAACGAGAGTATGAAGAAATGTTGCGCAAAGAGGCAAAGGAAGAGCAGAAGGAAGAAAGGGCAAGCATGATGGCAATGTGGAAGGAGATGATGGAGTTCCAAGGGAACCTCCTAAAGGACATTATGATGCGTCCACCCCTGGCAACTTCTCTTCCCTTAAATCCACTGTACCAACATCCTCACAGCTTCAATTTTCCAAGCCCTAGTACTAGCTACATGGTACCATATCACCCTCCAGGACAAGATGAAGATGCCTCTCACCATCCTCAGTTCAAACCTTCATTCTTGGAAGATTTGCaagactaaattaaaataaaacagttcacttccattttaaataattttttaataagaattagttgaTTATATGTGTTATTATTGCTTCTGTTTCCACAAACCAATATGTATTTTGTGCAGTACAGTAAGTATTTGTTCTATCCACAAaagtataaatgttcatattgAGTTGATACcatctaaatattatttatgatgaacaaaatatgtaactataatacattcataaaatgTTAAGATTTTTGTTGCTTCATGGCCAgctaaaataaacagtttaaatccATTTGCAGAAGGTTTTCTTATCAAGTTCAAAATAACTGGAATACACAAAGCGTGGACATGCACACAAAATATCAGGCTAGCCGTTTAAGAAAATGCCAAATGCAAAGAAATagtatctgtcatcatttattcaccctcatgttgttcaaaACTTGCCTTGCAGTTTTTCCTCCTGGTAAACACAAAGAAAGGTATTTTGAAGATCGTTAGTAATCGGAACAAAGGCAACTTCAACctccattttatatatatttttttcattctatAGAATTCAGAGATTCCTTGCAACTGTTTGATTaccgacattcttcaaaataccccTCTTTGTGTTCAGCAGGAGGAAGTAAAAGTAGGTTTAAAACAGCAGGAGGGTGAGTAATATTTTTTGGATTAACTTTAACTCAGCAGTGATACTAATGCTCTGCGAACTGCTTGTGCATCATCAGTAATTCTGTTGTGCTCTCTGTCAGTAACATCAGCAGAAACATCACACTGGAGGTCAGTGTTCCATTCAGGCAGGTATCTTTCTTTCCTGAGCTCACAAATGTTATGCAAGATGCAGCAAGCCACAACAATATCAGACATAATATTTATGTCAACATCGTTGCGTTTAAGTAAACACCTCCAGCGTCCTTTAAGTCGGCCAAAGGAATTTTCAACAACCATTCGAGCTGAACTCAGACAGAAGTTGAAGTGAGACTGGTCAGGTGTTAGAATTTGGTGATTCAGGAAGCCCTTCATCAGCCATTTTTTAAGGGGGTATGCCGCATCTCCAATAAGATGTATGGGAACCTCCACTCCATCCACCACTGTAGAtttctgtaaaaaatattataaaataattatagtgGTTGTTTCAAATTAAGCTTGTTTTAGGAAACTTGGAAATATCTTGCATTAaagtgtttggatgtaatgaGTTAAAAAGTAACTTGCtactgtaattagattacttCTCTGCTAACAAAAGTCAAGTAAGAGTTTATTGTTACGTTAATTTTATGCAATTTAATTGCAGATGATTATAATATACTTCccttaaattatgtaaataattttgACAGTT containing:
- the LOC141379190 gene encoding uncharacterized protein, yielding MASNWNDNEIKVLLSIRADEEISRHIKGTVSDAVTYDKITNRLREQGIHRTKSQVISKLKTLRLKFLKVNDHHKQSGSGRISWAYFDLCQSIWGSSHSTNPVALSSSLNSVDPETNAPEDSCEGSTSTQMTETQVPPSDAEQMDCVTGFTQPPRKKAKKNKDHIVDSITTVLHTMETSFREQEALRVQQQREYEEMLRKEAKEEQKEERASMMAMWKEMMEFQGNLLKDIMMRPPLATSLPLNPLYQHPHSFNFPSPSTSYMVPYHPPGQDEDASHHPQFKPSFLEDLQD